The window CCCAGCAGTTTGGGCACGGTGTACTTCACGGTGGTGAGGATGGCAATTTTCAGGCTGCCGCGCTCTACACCTTGCAGCGCGGCCAGGTCATCGCTGAGCAGGTCCATGCGCCGTGCGATGTCCTGGCAAGCCTCGGCCAGGATCTTGCCTGCGGCCGTCAGAAAAATCTTTTTGCCCAGTTGCTCAAACAAGGGTTGCCCCACGGTTTCAGCCAGTTGCTTGACCTGCAACGACAAAGTTGGGGGCGAGAGGTGCAAAGCCTCTGCGGCGCGTGCAAAGCTGTTGTGTTCGGCCACGGCCTGAAAAATCCGCAGCTGGTGCAAGGTGGCGTGTCTCAGGTTCATTGTTTTATTAAAGTAAAAGATGATGATCTAAACATTTTACTTTTACTTATTGTCAGTCTGTCTAAAAATTCGCATCAGTTCAGAGCACCACGGTCCCTCTTGCCCTCAGCAAAGCCTCGGTCACTTTGGGCCAATCAGCCAGACATTCAACTTTCATCAGGAGCACAACGCATGGCCACCAAAACCTACAACGCCGGTGTCAAGGAATACCGCAGCACTTACTGGGAACCCCATTACACGCCCAAGGACACCGACATCCTGGCCTGTTTCAAGATCACACCCCAAGCCGGTGTGGATCGCGAAGAAGTCGCTGCGGCCGTGGCCGCTGAATCGTCAACCGGCACTTGGACCACGGTGTGGACCGACTTGCTCACCGACCTGGACTACTACAAAGGCCGCGCCTACGCCATCGAAGACGTGCCCGGTGATGACACCTGTTTTTACGCCTTCGTGGCCTACCCCATCGACCTGTTCGAAGAGGGCTCGGTCGTCAACGTGCTGACCTCTTTGGTCGGTAACGTGTTCGGCTTCAAGGCTTTGCGCGCTCTGCGTCTGGAAGACATCCGCTTCCCCATCGCTTACATCAAGACCTGCGGCGGCCCACCCCATGGCATCCAGGTCGAGCGCGACATCATGAACAAATACGGTCGCCCCCTCTTGGGTTGCACCATCAAACCCAAGCTGGGTCTGTCGGGCAAGAACTACGGCCGCGCTGTGTACGAATGCCTGCGCGGTGGTTTGGACTTCACCAAAGACGACGAGAACGTCAATAGCCAGCCCTTCATGCGGTGGCGTCAGCGATTTGACTTTGTGCAAGAAGCCATTGAAAAAGCCGAGCGCGAAACCGGTGAGCGCAAAGGCCACTACCTCAACGTGACCGCGCCCACCCCCGAAGAGATGTACAAGCGCGCCGAGTACGCGAAAGAAATCGGCTCGCCGATCATCATGCACGACTACCTCACCGGCGGTCTGACCGCCAACACCGGCTTGGCCAACTGGTGCCGCGACAACGGCATGCTGCTCCACATCCACCGCGCCATGCACGCCGTGCTCGACCGCAACCCGCACCACGGCATCCACTTCCGTGTGCTGACCAAGGTGCTGCGCCTGTCGGGTGGTGATCACCTGCACTCCGGCACTGTGGTGGGCAAGCTCGAAGGCGACCGCGCCTCTACCTTGGGCTGGATCGACATCATGCGCGACGAGTTCATCAAAGAAGACCGCAGCCGCGGCATCTTCTTCGACCAAGACTTCGGCTCTATGCCTGGCGTCATGCCCGTGGCCTCCGGTGGCATCCACGTCTGGCACATGCCCGCACTGGTCAACATCTTTGGTGACGACTCGGTCTTGCAGTTCGGTGGTGGCACCTTGGGTCACCCATGGGGCAACGCCGCTGGCGCTGCCGCCAACCGTGTGGCCCTGGAAGCCTGCGTCAAAGCACGCAACGAAGGCGTGGCCGTTGAAAAAGAAGGCAAGGCTGTGCTCAGCGAAGCCGCCAAGCACTCGCCCGAACTCAAGATCGCCATGGAAACCTGGAAAGAGATCAAGTTCGAATTCGACACCGTCGACAAGCTCGACATCGCCCACAAGTAATCCCCGACACACATTCAAGGACACACACCATGAGCATGCAAGACTACAACTCCCGCTTGTCCGATCCGGCCAGCCGCAAGTTCGAGACCTTCTCTTACTTGCCCGCGATGACCAAGGAAGAGATTCGCAAACAAGTGGAATACCTGGTCAAAAAAGGCCTGAACCCCGCCATCGAACACACCGAACCCCAGTACCTGATGGACTCTTACTGGTACATGTGGAAGCTGCCCATGTTCGGTGAAACCGATGTGGACAAGGTGCTGGCCGAATGCGAAGCCTGCCGCCAAGCCAACCCGGACAACCACATCCGTTTGATCGGCTACAACAACTTCACGCAGTCGCAAGGCGCGTCGATGGTGATCTTCCGCGGTAAAACCGTTTAAGACCTTATTGGATCCTGCACTGCCATCCGTGGTGCAGGGTTCAATGTCAATGTGCTGTACAAAACACATATTGACATTGAATACCAGTGGGCGATCTGTACCCTGACCTTTGGAGAAAAATATGACCGAAGCATTGGACGCCTATCGCGTCGCCAAAGAACCTTACTACCGCCCTGTGGCCGACGAGGTCGAGCTTTTTGAAGCTGCCTACTCGGTGCGCATGCCCATGATGCTCAAAGGCCCCACCGGCTGCGGCAAAACTCGCTTTGTCGAGCACATGGCCTGGAAGCTGAACAAGCCGCTGATCACCGTGGCCTGCAACGAGGACATGACAGCCAGCGACCTGGTGGGCCGATTCTTGTTGGATGCCAACGGCACCCGCTGGCAAGACGGTCCTTTGGCTGTGGCCGCCCGCCATGGTGCGATTTGTTACCTCGATGAGGTCGTCGAGGCCCGTCAAGATACCACCGTCGTCATCCACCCCTTGACCGACAACCGCCGTGTTTTGCCCTTGGAGAAGAAGGGCGAGTTGGTGCAAGCCCATCCCGATTTTCAGATCGTCATCTCGTATAACCCGGGCTACCAAAGCCTGATGAAAGACCTCAAGCAGTCGACCAAACAACGTTTTGGTGCGCTGGACTTCAACTACCCAGAACACGACATCGAAACTGAAATCGTCGCGCACGAAACTGGCGTCAGTACCGACGTGGCCGCCAAGTTGGTGGGCATTGCCGAGCGGGCGCGTAACCTCAAAGGCCATGGTCTGGACGAAGGCATTTCCACCCGCATGTTGATCTACGCGGGCAGCCTGATCGCCCAAGGCGTGGCCGCACAAGCCGCTTGCCGTGTGGCCTTGGTGCGCCCGATCACGGACGACCCCGACATGCGCGACGCCTTGGACGCCGCGGTCGCTACTTTCTTCTGACGCAGGCACCCCCATGTCGGTGCAGCTTCAAGACCACGCCGAGTGGGTCGAGCAACTCGACCCGTCCTCGGTGGACTTGCTCACACACACCTGGCCCGAGGCCACCAAGGTGTTTTCTGCCCGTGGGCTCGACAACTACGTCAAGGGCGCTGCGGCCTTGCGCGGTCTGGGCCGTGGCCACGAGTTGGTCAACGCTTGGATCGACGGCGCACCCCAAGTGGCCAAAGAAATTGGCGAGGATGTGGTCGGCGAATTGGCCACTACCGCGTTGGTGTTGGCGTCCAAAACCTCAGGTGCGGTGATCGAGTTGGTGCTGGCCACCGCATCGACCGCGGCCAAGCGATTGGCCGATGCGGCGCTGTTCATGCAGTACCTGCAGTTTCTCAATACTTTGGTGGCGCAAGCTCCTCGCGGTTTACGGCCCATGCTGGGGCAACTCGATGCGCTGTTTGGCCAGCTGACCTTGGGGGGCTTGCGTCGCTGGGCGACTTGGGGCGCACAAGCCCACCGCACGGAGTACGAGGAACAGATCGCTTATTTTGGTTTGCAGTCCAAAGAGTCTTTGGCCATGCTGCAACAAGAGCGCAAAGGCACCTTGTTGGTCGATGTGCAGCGGCGCATCAATATGTACCTGCGCGCCTTGTGGGGTCGCGACTTTTTCATGCGCCCCACCGCCGGTGACTTTGAAAACCGGGAAGGCTTGCGCCCCTTCATCGAGGACTATTTCATCCACTTGCCCGACGCCTTGGACGCCGTGCAGGGCAACGATGGCCTGGTGGACGCCACCCAGCTCTACCGCGCGGCTTGCGCCCACGCCGCGGCCCATGTGGTGTTCACACGCCAAGCCATCTCGGCCGAATCGCTCAACCCGTGGCAGATGGCCATGGTGGCCTTGGCCGAAGACGCGCGGGTGGAAGCCTTGGCGGTGGCGCGCTTTCCCGGCATGCGGCCTTTGTGGGCGCAGTTGCACACCACCCCCGCCACACAGCAAGCCACAGCAGGCGATTGGTTGGCCCGCATGGCGCGGGCGTGGATCGACCCCACGTATGAAGACAATCACCCTTGGATTGCCCAAGGCCGTGCCTTGATGGCCGAAGCCATGCCACGCCTGCTGGCACAGCCCCACGACAACAGCGAATCGTGGGCCATGGGTGTGCAGTTGGCACACAGCTACCGCGAGCTCACCCAAGGCCCTGCCTTCGCTCCCCGAACCGATGGTCAAGCCGCCGTCTATCGCGACGACAATCGCTACTTTTGGGCCTTTGACGGCTACGACTTTGAGCGTTCGGTCGCCGCGGGTTACGAGCCGCCTCAACAGGTGCGCAAGCAAGTCAACCTGATGGAGTTCGTCAACGAGCTGGAAGTGGAGGGCGCGGGCGACGATGCGCAAGAGGTCTGGGTGCTGGGCACTGAGTTGTTCCCTTATGAAGACCTGGGAGTGTCCTTCAATGAAAGCGAAGGTCGCGAACCGGTGTTGCCGCCCGTGCATTACGGCGAGTGGGACCACATGATCCAGCTCGAGCGTCCCGCTTGGGCCACGGTGCAAGAGCGTCGACCCAAAGCGGGCGACCCGACACTGATCGATGGCATCTTGAGCGAGCACCGCCGTTTGATCGGCCGCATGAAATTCATTTTGGATGCCATGCAACCGCAAGGTGTGCAGCGTATCCGCAAGCTCGAAGACGGTGATGAGATTGACCTCAACGCTGCGTTGGCTTCGGTGATCGAGATGCGCATGGGCCGTCAGCCCGACCCGCGCATCATGATGCGCAGCGTGCGCAAAACCCGCGACATCTCGGTGCTGGTCTTGCTTGACCTGTCGCACTCCACGAACGACAAGGTGGCGGGTCAAGAGCACACGGTGTTGGACCTGACCCGCTCGGCCTGTGCTTTGTTGGCTGATGCGATCCAAAAGGTGGGCGACCCGTTTGCTATCCATGGCTTTTGTTCGGACGGCCGCCACGATGTGAACTACTGGCGCTTCAAAGATTTTGATCAGCCCTACGATGAGCTGGCCAAGGCCCGCTTGGCAGGCATGCAAGGCCAGTTGTCCACCCGCATGGGCGCTGCCATTCGGCACGCCAGAGCCGCGCTCAAAGCCCAGCGCAGCAGCAAAAAGCTCTTGCTCGTCATCACCGACGGTGAGCCAGCCGATGTGGACGTGCGCGACCCACAGTACCTGCGCCACGACACCAAAAAAGCCGTTGAGGCGGCTGCTCGAAATGGTGTGACCACCTATTGCATGAGCTTGGACCCCCGGGCCGACCAATACGTCAGCCGCATTTTTGGCGAACGACATTACCTGGTGGTCGACAAGGTCGAACGCCTGCCCGAAAAACTCCCCGTCCTGTATGCTGGACTGACCCGTTAACCAGGACACCCCCATGAGCATGATCCACAGCCGCCAGCAAACCTACGCCGGCATCGACCACGAAGAACACCACGGCATGAGCATGACCGGGCGCATCGTCCGCGACGCTTGGGTGTTTGGTTTGTTGCCCGAAGGCGATGGCTTTGCCGGCAAACACGCGGGGGAGTTGCAAAACCTGTTTGAAGCGGTGCACGCCGCTTGGGAACCCTATGGCCAGCTGCCCAGCCGCTTGCCGCCCGAGCTGGCCGCCAAACACGCCCGCATCCACGACGAGGCCATGAAACGCGCCAAAGGCATGGGCTGGGATGCTGAGTTGGGCGACGACGACTGAGTGGGTGTTCAAGCGGGGCCCAGTCCCGCGAATCGTTCAGCGTCCAGTCTTGCTTGATCCCCATTGGTCCATCAGGCGCTGGTCGCGGGCGGTTTCAGCCTCCACGCTGTCCTTGGGCAGCTGGCGCAGGCAGTCGGCCAGCGCTTGCGGTTCAAGTGGGGCGGTTGGGGTGGGTGCGGTCACCACTTGGGGCGATTTGCCGTCCCAAGCAAAAGGGTTGCGGAACACGGGCGGCTCGGGCAGGCAGTCGTCCCTGTAAATGGGTGGTCCGTCGTTGGCAAAGGGGGAAAACGAAATCGTCTTGTCAAAAATCAGCGGTTTGCCCGTGGGGGTAGGCGGCAGCGGTGGCATGTTTTGAATGGCTTGCCTTGCGAGTTGTTCGGCCTTGGCCGAGGTGGTCCACAGCGTTTGCAATTGCGTCAAGCTGCCGTCGGGGGCGATCTCGATGCGAAAGCGCACCACGCCCTGGTCGGGGCCTTCGACGGCAGTGCCCATCATGCTGCGCACTTGCTGGCCCCAGCTGTAGCGGTATCCCTTGCTGTTTTTGTTGGTGTAGTTGGCGGCAAAAGCCCATTCTTCGGCGGTGGGTGGCGGGGGCGCGGCCATGCTGGCGAGGGGACGATCGGGTGAGGGTGCTGGGGCCGGAGCCGGAGCCGCCAAGGCTGGGTTGGGCGGGGGCACCGTGATGGGTCTTGTGGGGGGCGCTGATGGCGGTTCAGGCAGCGGCTGGCGCGGCGGCGGGATCAGTTCCAGAAAGACGATTTTTTCAGCGGTTTGGGGCACTTTGGCTGGGCTGACGTGATGGAGCGGGTAACCACTGGCCAGCAGCAACACCCCGGCGTGCAAGCCCAGCGTGAGCAAAAGCGCGATGAAATTTTTGTCTCTGGACATGTGCGCCGAGGCTTTTGTTGGAGGTTTTGCAGCCGTTCAGCGACAATATTCGTTTTGACTGATATTACCTGACGAAGTGGAGCCCATCATGCGCTTTCGAACCCTCGCTCTTGCCGCCGCCACCGCTGGCAGCTTGCTGTTGGCCCCAGCAGCCCACGCTGACAACAAAGCCATTGCCACCGACGAGATGGAGGCCTATCTGGAATTCGTGGACTATGGCGGCGGTGTAATTTTTGCCGAGCAAATTCCCAAAGACGAATGGCCCAAGATGGTGGTGATCGATGCGCGTGACCCGGCGCAATTTTCCAAGGGGCACATTCCTGGCGCGGTCAACATGGACTGGCGACAGGTGCTGGCCAAGCGCAACACCATTCCCAAAAACAAGCCTGTGCTGATTTATTGCAACACCGGGTCGCTGTCGGCCCAGGCCGGTTTTGCGCTGCGCGTGGCGGGATGGGAGAACGTGCGCATCTTGCAAGGTGGCATGACTGAGTGGCAGGCCAAAGGCGGCTTTGACGCGGCGGCCAAAGCCGCAGGGCCAGCTAAGCATTGAGGCCTGTGGTTTTGGGGCCATGCATGGCCAAGACCGTGAGGGCTTGCGATGGATCAAACGGGTAGATTTCACGACCGCAATTGTCACTATGCCCATCATTGAGATAACTCATACCCAATACCTTCAGGGGTATGTACAGTTGACCCTATCGATAGATTAAATCTCTCGATTTCTAAAACCGATAGTCAACCTCAAAGGAAACCCGCCATGTCCATGCCTCTCATCAACGAAGCCGCTCCAGCCTTCAGCGCCAACACCACCCACGGCCCCCGAAGCCTCGCCGATTACAAAGGCAAGTGGCTCATCTTGTTCTCGCACCCTGCCGACTTCACACCTGTGTGCACCACCGAGTTCATCGGTTTTGCCAAGCGTGCCGAGTTGTTCAAGAGCATGAACTGCGAATTGCTTGGCCTGTCGATTGACAGCATCTACTCGCACTTGGCCTGGATGCAAAGCATTCAGAACAACTTCGGTGTGGAGATTCCCTTCCCCATCATCGACGACATCAAGATGGAAGTGGCCCAAGCCTACGGCATGATCCACCCCGGCGCTGCAGACACCCAAGCCGTGCGTGCCACCTTCTTCATTGACCCCGAAGGCAAGCTTCGCGCCATGGTCTACTACCCCATGAGCAATGGCCGCTCTATCGAAGAGTTTGTGCGTTTGTTGCAAGCCATGCAGACGAGCGATGCCAACAAGATCGCTACCCCCGAGGGCTGGACGCCCGGTTGCGACGTGATCGTGCCACCACCCAAAACCCCCGAAGCCATTGCCAAGCGCAAAGGCGAGGGTTACGCCATGAAGGACTGGTATTTCTCGACCAAGTCCCTGTAAATTGAAGGTTTGCTCCCTTGCCGCCAAGCGGCAGGGGGTGCCAAGGACCTTTGTTGTTCCACTGCCAAGGAAGTCACCATGAGTTCAGCCCACATGCACATCGAATCGTTTTTTGATCCGGCCACGTTCACCTTCAGCCACATCCTGGCCGACCTGAACACCCGGCAGTGCGCCTTGATTGACAGCGTGCTGGACTACGACCCCAAGTCGGGCCGCACCAACACCGCCAGCGCCGACCAGTTGGTGGCGCGTGTGAAGGCGCTGGACCTGCGTGTGCAGTGGATTTTGGAGACACATGTGCACGCCGACCATTTGTCGGCCGCGCCCTATTTGCAAAAGCAGCTGGGCGGCCAATTGGCCATTGGTTCGCACATCACCACGGTGCAAAACGTGTTTGGCAAACTGTTCAACGCGGGCACCGAATTCGCCCGCGACGGCAGCCAGTTCGACCGCTTGCTGGGCGACGGTGAGACTTTTCAGATTGGTGCTTTGCAGGCCCAGGCTCTGCACACCCCCGGCCACACCCCGGCGTGCATGACCTATGTGGTCACAGATGACAGCGTCGATCCTGTGCGGCAGGTGGCTTTTGTGGGTGACACCTTGTTCATGCCCGACTACGGCACCGCACGCTGCGACTTTCCTGGGGGCAGTGCCAGCGTGTTGTTCCAGTCGATCCAGAAAGTGCTCAGCTTGCCGGACAACACCGAGTTGTTCATGTGCCATGACTACCCGCCCGAGACCCGCCAACCCCAATGCGTGACCACCGTGGCCGAGCAGAAAAAGGCCAATGTGCATGTGCACCAAGGCGTGAGCGAGGCCGAGTTTGTGGCCATGCGCGAAAAGCGCGATGCCACTTTGTCCATGCCCGTGTTGATCTTGCCTTCTGTGCAAATCAACATGCGCGCTGGCCACATGCCGCCACCCGAAGACAACGGCCAACGTTACCTGAAGATTCCGGTGGACGCTTTGTGAGTTCGGCACTTCAGCGCTGGTTTCCCATTCTGGATTGGGGTCGGCGCTATAACCGTTCGTTGTTGACAGCCGATGGCGTGGCCGCTGCCGTGGTGACGCTGATGCTGATCCCGCAAAGCCTGGCCTACGCGCTGTTGGCGGGCTTGCCTGCGCAGGCGGGCTTGTACGCCAGCATGGCCCCCCTGGTGCTGTATGCCTTGATGGGCAGCAGCGGCACCTTGGCCGTGGGGCCTGCGGCGGTGACCTCGCTCATGACGGCGGCCAGTGTGGGCGCGGTGGCGGCGCAAGGCAGCGTGGCTTACACCGAGGCGGCTTTGATGCTGGCCCTGCTCAGCGGGGCCATCATGCTGGTGATGGGCGCGGCTCGGTTGGGCTTTTTGGCCAACTTTTTGAGCCACCCGGTCATCTCGGGTTTTGTCTCGGCATCGGGTTTGCTGATCGCGGCCAGCCAGCTCAAACATTTGTTGGGTGTGCCCCTGCATGGCGAGAACCTCTTGCAGCTGCTGCCGCAGCTGTGGCAAAACTTGTCCAGCCTGCATGTGCCGACCAGTGTGATGGGGCTGGGCGCTTTGGGTTTGCTGCTGCTGGTGCGCCGTCAGCTCAAGCCCTGGCTCAAGCGCTTGGGGGTGTCTGCGGGCGCGGCCGATCTGGCGGCCAAGACGGCCCCGGTGGCGGTGCTGCTCTTGAGCATTGCCTTGTCAGCCGTGTGGCAGTTGGCTGAGCAGGGGGTGCGGGTGGTGGGCACGGTGCCACAAGGCTTGCCGCCGCTCACGCTGCCGGGCGTGTCATCAGGAGCTTCGGCGACAGGTGGGTGGGCCGACCCATGGGCGCTGGCCCAGGCTTTGTGGGTGCCCGCTTTGTTGATTTCCTTGGTGGGCTTTGTGGAGTCGGTGTCGGTGGGCCAGTCCTTGGCGGCCAAGCGGCGCGAACGCATAGACCCCGATGCCGAGCTGCGTGCGCTGGGCCTGAGCAATTTGGGCGCAGGCCTCTCCGGCGGTTTTCCGGTCACGGGCGGGTTTTCGCGCTCGGTGGTCAATTTTGATGCGGGTGCACGCACGCCTGCCGCAGGCATCTACACCGCTGTCGGGCTGGCGCTGGCGGCTTTGTTCTTGACGCCTTGGCTCTTTCATTTGCCCCAAGCCACCTTGGCCGCCACCATTATGGTGGCCGTGCTCACCTTGGTCGATGTCGGGGTGTTTGCCCGCACTTGGCATTACGCCAAGGCCGATTTCATTGCCTTGTTGCTGACCTTTGGTCTGACCTTGACGGTGGGAGTGGAGGCCGGGTTGATCGCGGGCGTGAGCGCCTCTGTGCTGTTGCTGCTGTACCGCACCAGCCGCCCGCACATCGCGGTGGTGGGGCAGGTGCCGGGCACCGAGCATTACCGCAATGTGCTGCGTCACACCGTACTGGAGCAGCCGGGCATTTTGGGCCTGCGCGTGGACGAAAGCCTGTACTTTGCCAACGCCCGTTTCCTCGAAGACACCATCGCGGTGCAAGTGGCTGTGCGGCCAGGTGTGCGGCATGTGGTGTTGCAATGCTCAGCGGTCAACTACATTGACGCCAGCGCACTCGAAAGCCTGGAAACCATCAACGCCCGCTTGCAGGCTTCAGGTGTGCAGCTGCACCTGTCCGAGGTCAAGGGCCCCGTGCACGACAGGTTAAAGCGCAGCCATTTTCTTGCGGAGTTGAGTGGTCAGGTGTTCCTGACGCACCATCAGGCGGTGCAGGCCTTGACGCCGGGTGTCTGAGACTTGGAGTTCTCAGCCCACTGAAGTTGCACTCAAACACCGTTGAGACCTCTCCAACTGGCCAGAGTCCGGAGGCTGGGATTGAGTTATTGGTGCATTGAGAAGAGATTTGATTAAGTAATAACTTAATTAACTCATTACCAATATTGAATTGTCCTGAGCTTCGGTCCTTCTTAAAGTGGAGCCCTTCTTTCTCACGAAGGGCTCCACCCATGCTGCAAGCACTGATTTTTGATGTCGACGGCACCTTGGCCGACACCGAAATGGCCCATTTGGCGGCGTTCAACCATGC is drawn from Limnohabitans sp. 63ED37-2 and contains these coding sequences:
- a CDS encoding form I ribulose bisphosphate carboxylase large subunit yields the protein MATKTYNAGVKEYRSTYWEPHYTPKDTDILACFKITPQAGVDREEVAAAVAAESSTGTWTTVWTDLLTDLDYYKGRAYAIEDVPGDDTCFYAFVAYPIDLFEEGSVVNVLTSLVGNVFGFKALRALRLEDIRFPIAYIKTCGGPPHGIQVERDIMNKYGRPLLGCTIKPKLGLSGKNYGRAVYECLRGGLDFTKDDENVNSQPFMRWRQRFDFVQEAIEKAERETGERKGHYLNVTAPTPEEMYKRAEYAKEIGSPIIMHDYLTGGLTANTGLANWCRDNGMLLHIHRAMHAVLDRNPHHGIHFRVLTKVLRLSGGDHLHSGTVVGKLEGDRASTLGWIDIMRDEFIKEDRSRGIFFDQDFGSMPGVMPVASGGIHVWHMPALVNIFGDDSVLQFGGGTLGHPWGNAAGAAANRVALEACVKARNEGVAVEKEGKAVLSEAAKHSPELKIAMETWKEIKFEFDTVDKLDIAHK
- a CDS encoding ribulose bisphosphate carboxylase small subunit, whose translation is MSMQDYNSRLSDPASRKFETFSYLPAMTKEEIRKQVEYLVKKGLNPAIEHTEPQYLMDSYWYMWKLPMFGETDVDKVLAECEACRQANPDNHIRLIGYNNFTQSQGASMVIFRGKTV
- a CDS encoding CbbQ/NirQ/NorQ/GpvN family protein, with amino-acid sequence MTEALDAYRVAKEPYYRPVADEVELFEAAYSVRMPMMLKGPTGCGKTRFVEHMAWKLNKPLITVACNEDMTASDLVGRFLLDANGTRWQDGPLAVAARHGAICYLDEVVEARQDTTVVIHPLTDNRRVLPLEKKGELVQAHPDFQIVISYNPGYQSLMKDLKQSTKQRFGALDFNYPEHDIETEIVAHETGVSTDVAAKLVGIAERARNLKGHGLDEGISTRMLIYAGSLIAQGVAAQAACRVALVRPITDDPDMRDALDAAVATFF
- a CDS encoding nitric oxide reductase activation protein NorD; amino-acid sequence: MSVQLQDHAEWVEQLDPSSVDLLTHTWPEATKVFSARGLDNYVKGAAALRGLGRGHELVNAWIDGAPQVAKEIGEDVVGELATTALVLASKTSGAVIELVLATASTAAKRLADAALFMQYLQFLNTLVAQAPRGLRPMLGQLDALFGQLTLGGLRRWATWGAQAHRTEYEEQIAYFGLQSKESLAMLQQERKGTLLVDVQRRINMYLRALWGRDFFMRPTAGDFENREGLRPFIEDYFIHLPDALDAVQGNDGLVDATQLYRAACAHAAAHVVFTRQAISAESLNPWQMAMVALAEDARVEALAVARFPGMRPLWAQLHTTPATQQATAGDWLARMARAWIDPTYEDNHPWIAQGRALMAEAMPRLLAQPHDNSESWAMGVQLAHSYRELTQGPAFAPRTDGQAAVYRDDNRYFWAFDGYDFERSVAAGYEPPQQVRKQVNLMEFVNELEVEGAGDDAQEVWVLGTELFPYEDLGVSFNESEGREPVLPPVHYGEWDHMIQLERPAWATVQERRPKAGDPTLIDGILSEHRRLIGRMKFILDAMQPQGVQRIRKLEDGDEIDLNAALASVIEMRMGRQPDPRIMMRSVRKTRDISVLVLLDLSHSTNDKVAGQEHTVLDLTRSACALLADAIQKVGDPFAIHGFCSDGRHDVNYWRFKDFDQPYDELAKARLAGMQGQLSTRMGAAIRHARAALKAQRSSKKLLLVITDGEPADVDVRDPQYLRHDTKKAVEAAARNGVTTYCMSLDPRADQYVSRIFGERHYLVVDKVERLPEKLPVLYAGLTR
- a CDS encoding energy transducer TonB family protein, translated to MSRDKNFIALLLTLGLHAGVLLLASGYPLHHVSPAKVPQTAEKIVFLELIPPPRQPLPEPPSAPPTRPITVPPPNPALAAPAPAPAPSPDRPLASMAAPPPPTAEEWAFAANYTNKNSKGYRYSWGQQVRSMMGTAVEGPDQGVVRFRIEIAPDGSLTQLQTLWTTSAKAEQLARQAIQNMPPLPPTPTGKPLIFDKTISFSPFANDGPPIYRDDCLPEPPVFRNPFAWDGKSPQVVTAPTPTAPLEPQALADCLRQLPKDSVEAETARDQRLMDQWGSSKTGR
- a CDS encoding rhodanese-like domain-containing protein, with protein sequence MRFRTLALAAATAGSLLLAPAAHADNKAIATDEMEAYLEFVDYGGGVIFAEQIPKDEWPKMVVIDARDPAQFSKGHIPGAVNMDWRQVLAKRNTIPKNKPVLIYCNTGSLSAQAGFALRVAGWENVRILQGGMTEWQAKGGFDAAAKAAGPAKH
- a CDS encoding peroxiredoxin translates to MSMPLINEAAPAFSANTTHGPRSLADYKGKWLILFSHPADFTPVCTTEFIGFAKRAELFKSMNCELLGLSIDSIYSHLAWMQSIQNNFGVEIPFPIIDDIKMEVAQAYGMIHPGAADTQAVRATFFIDPEGKLRAMVYYPMSNGRSIEEFVRLLQAMQTSDANKIATPEGWTPGCDVIVPPPKTPEAIAKRKGEGYAMKDWYFSTKSL
- a CDS encoding MBL fold metallo-hydrolase encodes the protein MHIESFFDPATFTFSHILADLNTRQCALIDSVLDYDPKSGRTNTASADQLVARVKALDLRVQWILETHVHADHLSAAPYLQKQLGGQLAIGSHITTVQNVFGKLFNAGTEFARDGSQFDRLLGDGETFQIGALQAQALHTPGHTPACMTYVVTDDSVDPVRQVAFVGDTLFMPDYGTARCDFPGGSASVLFQSIQKVLSLPDNTELFMCHDYPPETRQPQCVTTVAEQKKANVHVHQGVSEAEFVAMREKRDATLSMPVLILPSVQINMRAGHMPPPEDNGQRYLKIPVDAL
- a CDS encoding SulP family inorganic anion transporter translates to MSSALQRWFPILDWGRRYNRSLLTADGVAAAVVTLMLIPQSLAYALLAGLPAQAGLYASMAPLVLYALMGSSGTLAVGPAAVTSLMTAASVGAVAAQGSVAYTEAALMLALLSGAIMLVMGAARLGFLANFLSHPVISGFVSASGLLIAASQLKHLLGVPLHGENLLQLLPQLWQNLSSLHVPTSVMGLGALGLLLLVRRQLKPWLKRLGVSAGAADLAAKTAPVAVLLLSIALSAVWQLAEQGVRVVGTVPQGLPPLTLPGVSSGASATGGWADPWALAQALWVPALLISLVGFVESVSVGQSLAAKRRERIDPDAELRALGLSNLGAGLSGGFPVTGGFSRSVVNFDAGARTPAAGIYTAVGLALAALFLTPWLFHLPQATLAATIMVAVLTLVDVGVFARTWHYAKADFIALLLTFGLTLTVGVEAGLIAGVSASVLLLLYRTSRPHIAVVGQVPGTEHYRNVLRHTVLEQPGILGLRVDESLYFANARFLEDTIAVQVAVRPGVRHVVLQCSAVNYIDASALESLETINARLQASGVQLHLSEVKGPVHDRLKRSHFLAELSGQVFLTHHQAVQALTPGV